Part of the Vicia villosa cultivar HV-30 ecotype Madison, WI unplaced genomic scaffold, Vvil1.0 ctg.002171F_1_1, whole genome shotgun sequence genome is shown below.
tgcagaatgataaataacacataaAGTAGTTAGCCTAATTCAGTGCAAAAACACCtaatttgggggctaccaagccaggaaggaaattcaCCATCACccgtattagttcaaagctaaattTTCCCAGTTTAtaacttctcgcctaatcactgCCCAATGCAACTTCTGCCTAGAAATTGACATCTAGACCTGGGGAAATCGTCATCCCACACCCTAAATCACCTCAGTGATATCTAACAGCCCCAATTCCAGTGACTATATCAAGAACGACCCAATTTAGAAGACCAAACTTCCAATATAAGAACTCAACTCTTTTGGTTAAAAGCTTTAAGTGTGAGAACAAAaaactcaactcattacctaaaggcttaTGAGTGAGAACAAACAGCTTGACAAATAGTCAAGCAACATACAGTCTCCCACATAGTATCAACAGATACGTGGGAGGCTTgaaacacaagagactctcaaaacctaagcTTTCTAACTTTtccctaattttacaattgtgtAAGACTTGATTACATTAGGTCTAGGGATCTCTTTAAATATTCTTCAGCAATCCATGGGCTTCGAAACActttacttgatccacaagctgagaGTTGCAACAAATCTGCAAAGAAATCTTTTTGAATCTTGAAAACAAATATTGTCTCAATCATCTAAATATAGAAACTTTAATTCTAGGAGAGATTCGATTCCTTTGTTtcagattaaatcttcttgacctgcaTAAATCACTGAGATATATCCAAAGGAAATATCAcagaataaatttaaaacaaatcaactATGTCAAGATTTCAAACAGCCTATGCTGATCTTCTGGTTTAGAATATCATGACATCAGTCAGGACATCTGGTTTTTCCTATAAGCTCATACTCAGTTGTATCAAGAGATCAAGGTGTTATGACATCTTGCTTAACATCTTTCAAGCACCATGTTTTAGAAAAGTTATGCCAACCAAAAAACAAGGAGCTAACAACAACCATAGTCTTGACCATGATAAGGTAAGGCGAGGCTTGAATGCACTATGTGTTCCCCGTTTCTCACACTCAACATAATGATTTATTCCTGTATAGGACTTATCAAAATGATAATAATATTgtatttttgtatgattgattaaTTATATTGTATACCTACATGTTGGTTTTGACATCCCACCCCTTCCTCTTCCACCTCCCATGCCTCCATATTTAGATCCACTCCAGTCGTCTCGTAATCTAAATATGTTACCTCTACTTATGTTTATTTCCTCAGAAAGTTTGACTACCACTGAATTGTATTCATAACCCAACCCATTAAGTGTCTTAATCATCAGACTAGAGATGGAGATGATTGATCCTGTCAGTTTTAGTTTGTCAGCATAATTTTTCATCTTGGCAAGGTATTTCTCCATCTTCGTCTCTCCTTTGTGTGGTGTGAAATTTTGATTTTGGGTAAATTATTTTTTGTATGGTGTGGGCACCCACAAGGCTCTGAGCTTAATTTGAAAGATGCTTGGAGGTTTCATAATACAACAGTTATCTGCAATATCAATTATCACAGAACTCATCACTAGCCATCATAATATGGCCTGGTCAAGAGTTTTCTAATCCTCATAGTTAGGATTGACTTTCTTGGTTATGTcatactttgtaacagaatggaAATCGAGATTAAAATACGCAGTGGAATATAAAATATCTCTTAAGTAGATCCatatgaatgaacatgatcagTTTTAGGAAGATTACCTCTTGTGGTGATTAACATTTGATACGAAATCCAAAGAACACTCACACGAGTTGAACAAACAACAACACCTCTACTTAACACACTTGAACTGAGTGTCTTCAATTTTAGTGCTTGTTTCTATAATTAACGCTAGTGTTTCACAAGACCGCACAATTGAATcgatttcaattatttattttatctctcaTCAATCTGTCTTAATGTGTGTGACCCTATAGATTCTCGTGACGTTGAAAACTATATAAACTCACGATGCTTTAATGTTATATCACTTTACAATAAAACTAATTACGAATACTTTAAGAATAATGTCTTTATGTTTGATGATGTTTCAAGATTAAGTAATACATAATACttcttattattaatatataatttgatacAAATATtgagttttaataaaattattggcATCTAGGACTTACACCAACCATCTCTCACTAACACTAAAGTCAATCATGCATGCACCTGATACCCATAGACATGGGCGGTTGTATGTCCTAGCTAGCTCGGGCACGCAACCGGGCTcaatccctattttctttgtacttccCCAACTTAATAcccgatttttataaaaaaaaccaagggcaaaattagtaaaaacagggtgtgaaaattaaaacagatgaataaccaATGGTTTAGGCccaacctaattaattatttataaatcaaaacagaaattaaaaaaaaaagctcCCTTAAAACAAAACAACCTAATCATCGTACAACAGGTACaggttttttaaaaaagaaaactcTCCTTCTCTTTCTATCTCCTCCCTCCTCTCTTCGAGGAGTCGTTGCAGTATCATCTCCGCTGAATCCGACCACCGTTGCTCTGTTGCCGTATCCTCTCCACCAAATCCGACCGGAGGTCATATTTTGGCGGTGATGTTGAGGTTAGTAGTTGTATTTTTCAATTTATATTACATATTATTCTCTAGGCCTCCATTACAATGAGTTTGTTATTACACTTAAATATGtaaattttgttaaaaattaGATGAATACATTTGATTTTTTGTTTATAATTCTAGGTTCTTGAACGACAAAGGGAAAGTTGTGGAATGATTTATTGCTCTGCATCATGTCAAATATACTAAATTTGAGGAACTAAAGGATGCTCTTCATGGTATTGTTGATTGTCACACGTTATCTATTTTGAGGATACGAGGGCAAGGATATGATGGATCTTCAAATATGAGAGGTGAATTTAATGGTTTACAAAGAAAGATTCTAGATGAAAACCCTTATGCTTTCTATGTCCATTGCTATTCTCACCGTTTGCAATTTGTGGTTGTGTCTGTTGCTAGTAGTTGTTCATCTATTCATGATTTCTTTGAGTACATCTCCTTGATTGTAACCACAACAAGTGCATCTTGCAAGAGAATGGATGCTTTGATGGAGGCACAACACCAAGATATTTTGAATAGACTTGAGAGTGGTGAGATATCTCAAGGAAATGGCTTGCACCAATCTTCTAGTCTCGCTAGACCTGGGGATACTAGATGGACTTCACATTATACTACCTTGATTCGTTTGGATCAAATGTGGTCCTCCGTGTTAGAggtgcttagtattgttgatgaagatgaacgtGGAGTATCCCGAGTGGCGAGTTTGAtagaaaaaatggagagctttaaatttgtttttattttgaagcTTATGTTAAAGTTGTATGGTTTTACAAATGAACTTTcaaaaatcttgcaaacaaaagatcatAATATTGTGCTTGTTATGGAATTAGTTGATGATGTTAAAGCTCGGTTGACTACATTGAGAGAGAGTAGTTGGGATGATTTTCTTATTGATGTCCAAGAATTTTGTGTTGCTCAAAAGTATTCCGGTGCCAAATATGGATGAAGAAATACCGGTTCAGGGTCGTTCAAGAAGAGAAGGGAGGATTGTCACTAATCTTCACTATTATCGTACAAAGATTTTTTATGTTGCTATTGACAAAATATGTGTGGAGATGGACCACCGGTTTAGTGAAGGAAGTCACTTAAAAATGGATATATTATTCTAACATTCACCGCAAAGAGGTCTCGGAGAGGGCATTAACCTCCTAATTTTATTTAGCACAATATTCATAGGTTAGGTTTCTCTTATATAGCACATTTtatgattatttatatattatatcataTGTAACTTGCGGTTAAAATTTTTGGCACCGCCACTATCCAAAGATTTAGTATGAAGATCTTACTTATCTTGGGCAAAAAACTTTGTCAGCCAGTTAGATTGTCCAGTGTTTATACTCTGACAATTTTCACATttcctctatttatttattttatgattgatTCTCATCTTATATCTCTCACtatgtttcttaaattaaattttaaccgTATCTGTTATATTTTGGCTATATGAAATTACTTTTGAAACTAAATTATGTTTACATTGAATTTGAGCCATTATACTGCAGTATGATCCTCATAAAAGATTTAGCTAAACCACTTTTAGTTGGCCTTATTTTGACAGAGTATATACTTGActatttaaaaatagattaatcTTAAATTTGACtgctaataattaaaaatacttttagaTATAAATCACATCTTAACTAATAACATGCATGGTAACTTGTTAAATAAGGAAAAGTGATGAAAAGTCCAATTAAATCTCCATAATTCTTACTTACATTTGAGTCAAATATGGTAGTGTATCTTTTTCAGTCACTATTTTTAACAAGGGATGATGTGAATGGTTCCTCTAATAGTTAGTTATCTCAAGACTTGTTTTGCACCTACAAAGTAGTTGCAAGTTAGCAAACATCTAGGTCTATAACGACAACCATCTAAAGCCACTAGATTTGTTTATTTTAGTTAGGAAACCGTTAGGAGTGTGAAAATGAAAGCATATCGAATAAATTAGGATGAGTGTGACAGTACAATTAATAAAGAAACCAAATAAGGACTATATAGGTCAGCAAGAAACCAATATAGTGCATTGGATAGTGTTGGTAGAGTTTGGTACTGACTTTCTCATGTTCTTAACAAGGACTGAAATTGAATCTACATCGCAAGTATGTTAACATATCAGTCCAATGGATTGGTCCGATTCATTCCACTTGGGTTCAGTGGACTAATATGTTTAAATGGGTTAACCCGACCCGCCCCGATTGTTTAATGAGTTACATGAGTTCGATCTAATTCTCAAAGGCCCGTGCGGTCCAATGGACCAGCTCTACccgtattttaatattataattataattttataaaaataatgtaatggataaatgcaacaTAATATAAAGAGAGagtcatcataaacgtatataagtgatgtttaaaatatttatcaataaataatagagaaaaggggtgatgcactgacagtgtaaaatatttttacactgtcaaccaatcaccacccatgtatccaatgaaaccatttttttatttaaaaaaaacttaatgacatggaacatttataattttctattggacgacagtgtaaaattattttacactgtcagtgcactaccttttaactctaaataatattatcaccaatacttatcaaattttcttttcatctCACAACGATTTCCTTGATCACATCttcttgaaaatatatcttgatcctctttaatttttctttatcacttgaaaacacatttatgcaattatatctgatcgtacctgatcagaagaatcgtcgtaggctgctcggactggatcttctaggaaggaggaagggggggtgtacctgcaaggtactccaatgccaaagtaagttgacgagcaaaggagcgcaagtactagctaagagagtaagaattgaatacctgaccctctactgagagagggtatttatagcccccagcgctgggccatgatcacgctagtggactggatttccaggcccaactaggagactgccaggtttcctaggcggaaatatcggaggtgcgtgatgccctctgtcctggttaaccgctccggaatcccagggagacgcggtcttataAGGGCCACGTGGACTCCGTAGTATTCGGAGGATTGAGTGTGAAGGAccactgcgcggagcagggtcctcggcagacAAGTGCTCGTAGAAAGCTGTGTGCCGAGCATCCACCTGCTCGTGGAGAGCACTGTGCCGAGCACCAGCTAGAAGACGGAGAGCGGTGCCGGGCAAAGCCGAGACGAACATGAAGCATCGTCTGCCAGTAGCTTAGGTTGGTTTGGGCCTTTAAGCCTAATGGGCTGAAACTAGGTGGGCCGAATCTCGGCCCAGCCCAGAACAATTTcttatctcaatattttttcccCAAAATTTACCATAATCTTTTTTTAGTGGATCGTATTTTTATAAAGTATTTTACGGCCCAATCCGCGCTTAATTGTTGGACTTATGGACCGGTCCGATGGGCCGAACCAATTTTGACATATATGTACATatatttggaaaaaatatttatataattatacacaaaataggtatattgaaaaaacactatattttttttttagcaaAATGACAAACACGTTAAAAATTCACACACACAAAATGCAATGTtttacattgatatttgatgaaaATATACATTCTAACAAAATCGGTATTATTAGTTGAATCAAGTTTGGACAAAATTAACATGTTATTTTTCTCAAAAAATTAGATATGCAACTAATTTTCaatttttctccttttttattttatttttatgtttttaaaaaatgttattattatgatttatattttgtaaaaatatttgcATAAAAATTGGATTTTAACTTGTTTCATTC
Proteins encoded:
- the LOC131638109 gene encoding uncharacterized protein LOC131638109 encodes the protein MRGEFNGLQRKILDENPYAFYVHCYSHRLQFVVVSVASSCSSIHDFFEYISLIVTTTSASCKRMDALMEAQHQDILNRLESGEISQGNGLHQSSSLARPGDTRWTSHYTTLIRLDQMWSSVLEVLSIVDEDERGVSRVASLIEKMESFKFVFILKLMLKLYGFTNELSKILQTKDHNIVLVMELVDDVKARLTTLRESSWDDFLIDVQEFCVAQKYSGAKYG